Proteins from one Gimesia maris genomic window:
- a CDS encoding metallophosphoesterase, protein MKLAVILNTMLMTAASVLPLSAEELPPAEEGTFSIAVIPDTQHYQGQGTKRKSQAEDPTSNPVFAAITNCIVDELDRQKIVFVSHVGDIVDINNDEQWKVAQQCMDKLHGKVPYGISVGNHDMVGKTGNSSLFQKYFPKSRFTELDWYGGCFEPASGKPEVSGNNANSFQLFSAEGMDFIIVHLECNAPDNVLAWADQVLEQHADRRAIITTHMDLGPLEHPKEPRDYFDAPKGRMVWKKCHGTNGNTSQQMWDKCFSQHKNLFLICCGDQSRTQALHQTVKGKHGNTVHELLSDYGAEGFRLMRFIPAQNKIEVRTWNPVKKQLCEKTKIVPARNQHQFTLDYQMAK, encoded by the coding sequence ATGAAACTTGCCGTGATTCTGAACACCATGCTTATGACTGCCGCTTCAGTACTCCCCCTGTCTGCAGAGGAACTGCCTCCCGCTGAAGAGGGCACCTTCAGCATCGCCGTCATCCCTGATACGCAACATTACCAGGGCCAGGGAACCAAACGAAAGTCACAGGCCGAAGATCCGACATCAAATCCGGTTTTCGCAGCGATTACCAATTGCATTGTCGATGAACTGGATCGACAGAAGATTGTCTTCGTCAGTCATGTGGGAGATATCGTTGATATTAACAACGACGAACAGTGGAAAGTCGCTCAACAGTGCATGGATAAGCTGCACGGCAAAGTTCCTTATGGAATCAGTGTCGGCAATCATGACATGGTGGGTAAGACCGGAAATTCTTCACTGTTTCAGAAGTACTTTCCCAAATCGCGGTTTACCGAACTTGACTGGTATGGCGGCTGTTTTGAACCTGCCAGTGGAAAACCGGAAGTCTCAGGTAACAATGCCAACAGCTTTCAACTTTTCTCCGCGGAAGGCATGGACTTCATCATTGTGCATCTGGAATGCAATGCCCCCGATAATGTCTTAGCCTGGGCCGATCAGGTGCTGGAACAGCATGCGGATCGCAGAGCGATTATCACGACTCACATGGATCTCGGACCTCTGGAACATCCCAAAGAGCCACGCGACTATTTCGATGCCCCCAAAGGCCGCATGGTCTGGAAAAAATGTCATGGCACAAATGGCAATACTTCGCAGCAGATGTGGGATAAATGTTTCAGCCAGCACAAAAACCTGTTCCTGATCTGCTGTGGCGACCAGAGCCGCACACAGGCATTACATCAGACAGTCAAAGGAAAACACGGCAACACCGTGCACGAACTGCTGTCAGATTACGGTGCAGAAGGATTCCGCCTGATGCGGTTTATCCCCGCTCAAAACAAAATTGAAGTCCGCACCTGGAATCCGGTAAAGAAACAGCTGTGTGAAAAAACGAAAATCGTGCCAGCACGCAACCAGCATCAGTTCACACTTGACTACCAGATGGCGAAATAA